The Salvelinus sp. IW2-2015 linkage group LG6.2, ASM291031v2, whole genome shotgun sequence genome window below encodes:
- the LOC111965807 gene encoding stonustoxin subunit beta-like, which yields MSLSGGREEEEGAMDFKISLSGGRTEEEGATTSKMSFSGERDTDSVDHGGECCSKSNLRKYASDLTLDPNTAFRELSLSEQNRKVTKVRDEQPYADHPERFXFCRQVLCREGLTGRCYWEVEWSGEGADIAVTYKGINRIGDGNDCDLGFNIKSWSVHCSDDGYNAWHNDERIAIPVPSSSHSNRVGVYLDWPAGTLSFYSVSSDTLIRVHTFHSTFTEPLXPGFGIWATGSSVTLCQVE from the exons atgagtctctctgggggaagagaggaggaggagggggcgatGGACTTTAAGATTAGTCTCTCTGGGGGAAGAACGGAAGAAGAGGGGGCCACTACCTCTAAGATGAGTTTCTCTGGGGAACGTGACACTGACAG TGTGGACCATGGTGGAGAGTGCTGTTCAAAATCCAATCTTAGGAAAT ATGCCTCtgatctcacactggacccaaacacagcaTTCAGAgagctctctctgtctgagcAGAACAGGAAGGTGACAAAGGTGAGAGACGAGCAGCCGTATGctgatcacccagagagatttgRCTTCTGCAgacaggtgctgtgtagagagggtYtgactgggcgctgttactgggaggtagagtggagtgggGAAGGGGCTGATATAGcagtgacatataaaggaatcaACAGGATAGGTGATGGTAATGACTGTGATCTTGGATTCAATATCAAGTCCTGGAGTGTGCACTGCTCTGATGACGGTTACAATGCCTGGCACAATGACGAGAGAATTGCCATAcctgtcccctcctcctcccactcaaacagagtaggagtgtatctggactggcccgctggcactctgtccttctacagcgTCTCCTCTGACACACTRATCCGYGTGCACACATTCCActccacattcactgagcccctcYACCCAGGGTTTGGGATTTGGGCGACTGGCTCCTCAGTGACCCTGTGTCAGGTAGAATAG